Part of the Triticum aestivum cultivar Chinese Spring chromosome 4D, IWGSC CS RefSeq v2.1, whole genome shotgun sequence genome is shown below.
CGCCGTCCGAATTCCGATGGCGATGCCGAACCCGACCTACCCAAGGGGGAGCTCCTTCTCCTCCCGAGATGACAGAGCCCAGCTTCTTCTCGCCTGACTATGCTAACTAGCTAGTCGGCAAACTCTCTCTTTTCtggctgttgttgttgttggtggtgtgcAAACTTTCTTTTTCGGAGTGTTGGTGTCTTCATCTTGATCCGTTGGCGCTGATGAACACGATCGCGGGGCTCGGCGCTTATCTGTAAGCAGCAAGAAATCAGGCCAGAATGTGCTCGTGTTAGGCGGGAAAGTTTGGTGAAAATTTTAAGTATATTGAATACAAAGGGAATGTGGAGTGCATAGCTTCCTTTCGGAAAGTGTTAGTGTTCTATCTATCCATTGAGCATGGAATTAATGAACTTGCAAAAGTTGAACTAAACTAATCCTCTTATGGTCTAAACAAAGAAACAATGATTGTACCATACTCCATGTGCAATAGAATATTCAGCAAATCATAAACAAAAAGTGCGCGCCTTTTTTTTACCTTCAATCCGTGTAAGGATGCACGTAGTGGGGCGAGATTTCTCCAGAGTTGGTCCTTGCACGCTGCTCGATCCTTCTGAGGTCCCGAAGATGCTGCAAGATCTCCTGAAGAAGAACAAAGCCCTTGCCTCCTTTGTTCAAGGACCTCACGCACTGCTTTATGAACTCCTTGTCCGCCTCGAGAGCTTGCAAGCGCTCATGGACTTGACCGATCTCACTGGCAATTGCAAGCTTATCTTGCTCCTTGGCAAGTTCCAACACGACTTCTGCTGAAGGGTCTGCCTCGGTACCTTGCTTTGCTAGGAGGCCATTCCCATTTCTCATGGTAGTATCATCAAACAGAGGGAGGAGCTTCTTTCCTCCATAGCTCACGCCTTTTCTACTATCCTGAAGCTTGAAGCTGATGTCCTCATCAGAGAAACCATTTGAGGCACCGTTTAAATGGTTATCTTCTGTGAAATGCTTGTCCATCCTCAAGTTATCGGATTCTTCATCTTCGAGGTCAAAAAGCCTCTCCTCCAGCACTTTCAGCTGTTCCAATATGGAGAGCCTCTCTTCCTcacaatcagctagcgagccatcaAGCGTAACAATATGACTAGCAGTTTCATGTAAAACAACATCAGTGGGACTACTGCCATTGCTTCCATTAAGACCATGGGCAGACTCATCGCCCTCATAGAAACTTTGGGAAAGGTCATCACTGTCCTCAGCACTTGATGAAGCTGACGATGATCCATTCTGGTCATCGGCCTTGTGCCTGGACATTTTCCTCCTCTCCTTCGCCTCATAGAGATGAATCTTGTGGCGATACAACTCGAGCTCTCTCTCCATATCTTGTCTCTCCTTATCTCTCTTCACAACTAGATCATTCAGCCTCTGCAGCGCTTCTTGGTCATACTCCGACTGCTCTTCCATAAGCCGCTGGTACTGCATCGCCTCCATCTGCATTGCAGCTTTCTGTTCTTGCAAGCGATTTATCATTGCCATGGTCTCATCAGCAGCTATAGCTGCTGCACTCCTCTCGTTTTCAAGCTCTGCGTATAGTGTACTCAATGACTTGTGGGCAGCTCCCAAAGCAGACTTGAGTTGATCAACACTCACCAGTTCAACACTTTCCAGATCAGTAAACATATTAGCCACACTTGAATCAACAGACCTGGTATCAGCAGTCACTGCTTTAGGGTCTGGTAATTCCTGTAAATAACTGATATCTTCAATATCAGTTGGTGTATCAGAAACTCTCTTATCTTCAACATCACTGCAGTCAGAAGATGATTTATCTGAACTTATTGAATGCCCATCAGAAAGTTGGTGCAAGCTTGGTAGAAGAGACTCAGTTGGATCAACTTCAATATCATCTGTTCAAAATAATAAGGATTGTTTAAAATGTAGCCAATCGTATTAAACAAGTAAATCAAAATGCAGCAAACAGcttgaaacaaacaaaaaactCTTATAGCCTTAACATTTTACCTTGGTCTGCGGTGGCGTTAACACCGGGAGACTCAAGAACACCTGCTGCCATAAAAGTGGACAGATGCATCAGCTCAGGCTGTTCAACATGGTTTTCAGTGTTCTCACTTGAAATCTCTGTAACTTGTTCCAAAGAAGCAAGTGCCGCAGAGTCCGATTCTTGTTTCAACTCAGCAAGTGATATTTTCTCCTCTTCACATTCTTCATCGACATGCTCCCTGGGATGTATCATTACCGAATCCAATTCCTGACTCAGCTCAGCTTGTTGAACCTGGTTCTCCTCAGTGTTCTCGTTCGAAACCTCCAACTCATGTGGCCCACCTTCCACTGGCATAGCGTCACACTCATCCTTTATGCCAGCTTGTTGAACCAGCACCTCTTCAGTATTTTCATCAGATTTGCCAACAACAAATCCATGCTCCATGGTATCTGATGGCATGGAAAACAATTCATGTTCTACAGTGCCCTGTTCAACTTGCTCATCCTCTGATGACATCTCTTTCAATCCATTATTCATCTGATGAGGAGCTGCGTGTAAAATTTAAAATCAATATGGTTTTCTTATCAACGTTAAATAAGCAGAACTATCAGCACGGAACAACTTAAAGGACTGTAGATGACAAGAAATGGCTTCTATTTAGTTAAGACGTCCATTTTGTGCTATCAAGGACACTGCCAGTTTTTCTTTTGTTTCATTAAAGGTTCATCAATACAGATGCTAAAATCTAGCATATCTCATGGAATGGATCGGCTAAAAGCTAAAATAAGAAGTCTGTGTAGGAACACTTAAAGACCATCTCCAGAATAGTCACACAACAATTTGCAAGAAATAATACTGTCTATTGTACTTTGCTAAAATGACATATATAACAAACAGGTATACAGTAAATAAATGTGCGTGGAGCAATTCAAAAGataggtactccctctgtaaacaaatataagagcgtttagatcactaaaatagtgatctaaacattcttatatttctttacggagggagtaattactATAGCGAGAGCATGTATAAATTGGATAAAAAAAGGACATAAGGTTATTCTTCCAGTTATTCTTGCAATTAGCAAGAACATGTGTATAAGAGGTCCATTTCATGCTACCAAGGACACTTCCAGTTATTCTTTAGTTTCATTAAAGGTTCATCAATACAGATGCTAAAATCTAGCATATCACATGGGATGGATCAGCTAAAATAAGAAGTCTTTGTAGGAGCACTTAAAGATCATCTCAAGAATAGTCACAAAACAATTTGCAAGAAATAATACTGTCTATTctactttgctgaaatgattggcATAACAAACAGATATGCAGTGGACATGTTTGGTACAGTAGATAAATATGCAGCCATAGCGTGGATAGATTGGATACAAAGAATGGAGTAATAAGTTTATCAAAGGAAGAAAATTGACTTACAGTGCTGAACATCAGAGGCCACCACAAATTTCTCCTCGTTGGCATCAACCTTCCTCTCCGGCAAATGATCATCTGATTCCTTCTCTTCACCACTGGGCTCAGATGACAGCTCGGGCACACCGACGGCCAAGGAGTCGATGGATTCAAGCGGCACCAGTCGCTCAACGCTGCCGGCAATGCCAGCGCGGTGAGCTGAAATGACACCGATGGAATCATCCTCCACCAATGGCTTCTCGTCGAAGAGCTCGATCACAGGGCCGTCCTCGGACACAAAGACCACGTCTCCGTGGCCGTCCTGGTCGCAGCCGCGGCCCGGGTCGTGAGCCGCGGCCGACGGCGTGGGGAGCAGGAAGGGCGGCGAGTAGAAGCCGCTCTCGAGCGCGACGCCGCAGCAGGCGCAGGCGAGGTCCCGCTCGCCGAGCTCGCTCCGCCGCATCCACGACAGCAGCGCCTTCCCGGACGCGGCCCCGCAGTCCTCGCACATGTCGGCGgcgtcggcgaggcggcggtgcgCGCGGCAGTAGCCGAGGCGCGACACCTCGGCGGCGTGCCCGTCGCAGAGCACGCGGCGCAGGGGCTCGGCGCAGGGGCGTTGGCTGGGCGGGGCGAAGAGGCTGTCGACGGCGAGGCGGGAGCAGAGCGCGCACGGCGGCGGCAGGCCGAAGAAGGCGGCGAAGCGGGCGATGAGGTAGGAGAAGACGCCGTTGGCGAGGAGCAGCGCGATGAGGATCCACTCGAGGAGCGCGCCGGCGAGCAGCCGCGCGGCCCGGCCGCTCCTCCCGCACACGCCCGACGCCACGGCCGCCTCCGAGGCCATCGAATCTCCCCGGCTCTGCTTCCCGGCGACGGAGGGAATGCAACCGATCGATAGAAAGACGCGCCGGCCCCGCCGCCAGAACTCGCCGTGGAATCAAAGAAAGCGCAACAAAAATTCCTCTTTGACTGAGAAAGTATCGGGAAACAGGGCAATGCGATTTCTGGTGGAACGACCGACCAACCAACCGAACCACTCTcacgaagaggaggaagaggaagaagaaggagccgGTTTCATGGAGGAAAAGAACAAGAACGGAAAAGAACAAAAGAGAACAACTCTCATCAACTCCAGCAGATTGCGACGGGAACGGGAATCCGGGCGGCGAGCGAGGGTGACCAAGAACGAACACCGGGATGGAATCTGTCGACCAGGAGGATGGTGACAGGATTGCGAGCGCCGGTTTTCAGAGGAAGAGGGAGGAGGGGtctaggaggagggggaggagggggagggcgaaGGGGAGAGGAGTTTGGTGGAAAGGACGAACCGGAGGCGGAGGAGACGAGCGAAATATCGAGAGGGAGAAtaaaaaggaaggaggaagggtgCCTGGCTGGGGTCCGTCAGTGGTGGCGatgctgggctgggctggctgctGGTAAATCCTCGCCATTAAAGGCGTATAATGGCCGTAATTAATCAGTAATTCGGTGTAGCAACGAGCGGAGGTGAACGTTGGGGGCGACGACGCGCAGCGCAGCGCGAGCTCTTCTCCTCCGGGTGGTAGCGACGGCGGCGTCGCTCCTTCTCTGACCGCGTCGCAGGTTCCCAGGGACGGTGTGGGTCGATAGATCTCCGTGTAGATTTCCCGTTCCGTTTGTAGCAAGCAGTGGTAGATTCTGGTGCCCACGGATGGCTTTTCCCGGTCGGACGGCGAGATGCAGCTGCTGGCCGTCAGTCGCGTCGGGCGCACGGCTTGCTCGTTTTCAGACCCGCGACGGCACCGGGGAGAAAATGGCACGGCAGATTGGACCTGCTAGCACGGAGTAGTACTAGTTTATCTATCCCGTAAACCGAAGACGACCGGATCAGAGAGACATGCACTGCTGCGATGTGGAAGGGAAGGGCAGGGAACAACGTGGTGGCACCTCTGGGATTCTTCTTGGCGTCTTTGACCTGCACTGGGTACTGCTACTAATTTTAAGCCAGCTGAGGCTCAaagtgttttatttatttatttttttgctcTTCTTTTCTTGTCCTGGATGCCAACGCCACTTGTTGGGGTGTGGACAAGTGAGGGTCGCCCCGTCACCTGCTCTAGTACTGGGACGATTTAACATTTCAGAAAACTCCAACCGTGTGTATGTGTGTGTCTGCCCAAACCTTGAGGTCCTCTTTTGATTCGTAGGATTCTCAAAACTCCGGAGTAGAAAAAAGAAACGCAAGAATAGAGTGTCATGTCCTCCTGTATTCTATATGAATTCGAAACTATAGGAATTTGGATGCAAGAGTGTTTCATAGCATAGAAAAAACAACAGAATTCTATCGAGAAGTTTGAATGGATGAAAAAAAAAACTCCATCCGGCATGTAGTATGAATGAATCCtataggaaaaaatcataagggTTTCAATCCCGCGAATCAAACGACCACCGTAGAAAAAAAGTTCCTAACGATCCAAATCCTCCAGAAATCATATGGAATtcttttgaatcaaaggagccctaataGTGGACCGGTGGTCTTGTTCGAAACACTGGGATTTTTTAGACAAGCCATTTGACTTTAATAGATTAGAAGCAGAATGCTACATCaagtcaaaagaaaaaaaaacagaaaagtttATACCTCGTACTAACCCCAAAGATCTTGAATACCTACATGAGTCGCCCGCCAAAAGAGGTGAAGAACTTGAATCATTGACGCATTGTGGTTACCACCTGCTTGCACGGCAAATCATCAAAACCATGCTTCATTGCCAAAAGTGCGAGGGAGAAGACAATGGTGATTACCATAGGACAAAGCAGACGAAACCAAAACACCACTACCTCCCTGACATCGGCTATAAAAGGTCGAACGCCAACCAAAGATGGGGACGAAGCCGGTAGATGTTCATTCCAAATGACGCAGCCTCCACCGCCGAGACTCCTATGCTATATACCAACCAAAGATTTAGCAGCCCCTGCCTCTTATCATCGAATAGGCCAACGGAGATGGCGGGAACTAGGGGAAACGATGACGAAGGACCTTGGTGGCTAGGATTTTGTCAATTGCAATAGTTGGTGCATGGAGCACGGGAATTTACGTCGCATGGAATTGATGCATTTATTGTTTTTATCAAAACAAGCGATTTGCCTATTTCATCACCTAAAAGAAAGAGCGGGAAATATTCAAAGCCTCCCTCCTCCCAATGCCCATGGAGCGCGGGAATATATATGTCACTTGGAATTAATGTGTTGTGTTATCTTTTTCTAAGACTAGCGGTTTGCTTATTTAATCGACTAAAACCAAAGAGTTGGAAATATCAAAAGCACCCCTCCCCTCACCCAACCTCGCCCGCTCGCACGCACACGCACTCATATGGAGCGCGGGAATTTAGTTCATGTGGCATTAATGCCATCGTAATTTCTTTGTCGACACTAATGATTTGTTTGTTTCAGCAATTAAAAAGAAAGAGCACGAAATAACAGCCCCCCTTCCCCCTAAAAAAACGCGCAAAtaaaaaacctggcatctcaagaTAAGAGTACATAAAGGTCTTACCACAAAAGATGGGAAAATAAATTATTAACAACCATATGGAGAAGATTGTGAAATACTATTGAAAAACATAACACTGATTTATGACTTACTTGATCAGTAGTTGTGCGCACATGCCTCCACCGCATGTTCTAGGCTAAAGGTGCATCTTCGTACCATATCTTAGTTGTTTTCATGATTTATGACAAAACCATTTGAGAGAACTAATGAACTCAATGAGTTTATTTCAAGGATTAAGGGCTATTTTTCATATGGATGTGGCTAAGTGGAAGATCATTGGTGACCCCACGAAGAACATTTCTAGTTGTTGTCCCCATCAAGCTCTTAGTATATATTTTCTAGGCTTTTAGTGCATCCAAAATTAACATTGAGTATGAGACAACCATAATATGATGAGGGGCACAAACAAGCACTTTGGTTTGAACTCCAAGAATGGATCCTAATCCAAAGACTCCAAAATCCACTCCATATCCATTCCCTTTGTATGAGTTTCTCTAAGCCTTAGTATCGAAGATTTCCTTCTGGTACTATTCAACCACTTTGGGTTATTCATACTCATAGATCAAACTTTCAAAAGTTCGGAACCGCAATTCATTATGTTCCGGAACTGTCGATCCTTTCCTCTTTGAAACATTGTCAATTTAATACGACATTTTCGAGCACAACATTTTTTATTGACACCGCCTCACATTTCACGGTCGTCGTGCGAGCCTCCTGGGAGCTTCTGTTTCATGCTAAAACCATGAAATTGTTGATATAAAGTTACATGGACCGGCCCACGAAGCTCTCGCCCGCTCAGCTCGACTACCTGATCCATCCGCTCGCTTAGCTTTTTTTTTCACTCGCTCCATTGCTACCTTAT
Proteins encoded:
- the LOC123095843 gene encoding myosin-binding protein 3; translated protein: MASEAAVASGVCGRSGRAARLLAGALLEWILIALLLANGVFSYLIARFAAFFGLPPPCALCSRLAVDSLFAPPSQRPCAEPLRRVLCDGHAAEVSRLGYCRAHRRLADAADMCEDCGAASGKALLSWMRRSELGERDLACACCGVALESGFYSPPFLLPTPSAAAHDPGRGCDQDGHGDVVFVSEDGPVIELFDEKPLVEDDSIGVISAHRAGIAGSVERLVPLESIDSLAVGVPELSSEPSGEEKESDDHLPERKVDANEEKFVVASDVQHSPHQMNNGLKEMSSEDEQVEQGTVEHELFSMPSDTMEHGFVVGKSDENTEEVLVQQAGIKDECDAMPVEGGPHELEVSNENTEENQVQQAELSQELDSVMIHPREHVDEECEEEKISLAELKQESDSAALASLEQVTEISSENTENHVEQPELMHLSTFMAAGVLESPGVNATADQDDIEVDPTESLLPSLHQLSDGHSISSDKSSSDCSDVEDKRVSDTPTDIEDISYLQELPDPKAVTADTRSVDSSVANMFTDLESVELVSVDQLKSALGAAHKSLSTLYAELENERSAAAIAADETMAMINRLQEQKAAMQMEAMQYQRLMEEQSEYDQEALQRLNDLVVKRDKERQDMERELELYRHKIHLYEAKERRKMSRHKADDQNGSSSASSSAEDSDDLSQSFYEGDESAHGLNGSNGSSPTDVVLHETASHIVTLDGSLADCEEERLSILEQLKVLEERLFDLEDEESDNLRMDKHFTEDNHLNGASNGFSDEDISFKLQDSRKGVSYGGKKLLPLFDDTTMRNGNGLLAKQGTEADPSAEVVLELAKEQDKLAIASEIGQVHERLQALEADKEFIKQCVRSLNKGGKGFVLLQEILQHLRDLRRIEQRARTNSGEISPHYVHPYTD